Proteins from a single region of Psilocybe cubensis strain MGC-MH-2018 chromosome 3, whole genome shotgun sequence:
- a CDS encoding M-phase inducer phosphatase → MTTSAMSTPFLDRLIESSTRRSYKRQKRSHSPPQKSSMAFLASPSGQFLSAPLAPSRKKSQRFLATNNEIDEFLSSDLEVSFASNVSLNSPPREHQSLAASDCEPMDISPAPAKHSSRLSASGHRPRAFTSGARLFGNDLSNSNSQLLSSPQLAIGQATKSSSGTQGTKKTQRSALPFEWLATSRVPEPPTPEGFRQPSSPMDDAMDVDTSYIADSAIEPADFDPVPESAAPTITDFNQLFHDTMSPRRSFESPAGPELRKRRSFSPESARAPKYQSSSPIPPSSPSESKLERMAAGAAASRLGKPGLQGLGAPSASFLRRPRRPVLSAMVQPYDQHAQSAYPTLESPPSISRDSEEDPSPRGSAPVRRAFSAFLPPSVYTELEEDETSFEGQDMSSPAQAYSKRQQVKTIRRCDGTEDFRPLTGVTALVQNESPSAKFMAAGLPGFGDNEAHGKLLPCHRVTEDGLMRITCDTLNDLLDGKYDEDIIAYHIIDCRFDYEYNGGHIPGAVNINTTAAVEELLLGPSLTKPKASVSGDKARKTILVFHCEFSAKRGPTFAKHLRAKDRAMNNHVYPKIHYPEVYILEGGYCQYFKDSAHRCEPCGYVTMDDPNHATSRREDLDQFRKAKFGRHKSYAYGDANGKSLSFGQQQQQQPKRNTAPSAPPSLFAAATAARSRRGGNGTGSGLMTLAEDGNVTADADDTDTDLGDSPCPPPIKATTLKAKKGVRTSIVRSETYGPIRMPY, encoded by the exons ATGACCACCTCCGCCATGTCTACGCCCTTCCTCGACCGTCTTATAGAATCATCCACACGTCGTTCATACAAGAGGCAGAAACGATCTCATTCTCCACCTCAGAAATCCAGCATGGCCTTCCTTGCTTCCCCCTCTGGTCAGTTCCTCAGTGCCCCCTTGGCTCCCTCTCGCAAGAAGAGTCAACGGTTTTTGGCCACCAATAACGAGATCGACGAATTTCTGTCGTCAGATCTAGAAGTATCCTTTGCCTCCAACGTATCTCTAAACTCTCCACCTAGAGAACATCAGTCTTTGGCTGCATCTGACTGCGAGCCCATGGACATTTCTCCCGCTCCTGCTAAACACAGCTCAAGGCTCTCCGCAAGCGGTCACAGGCCACGCGCCTTCACAAGTGGAGCTCGTTTGTTTGGAAACGACCTCAGTAATAGCAACAGCCAGCTATTGTCTAGCCCACAGCTTGCCATTGGTCAGGCCACAAAATCAAGCAGCGGGACTCAGGGTACGAAGAAGACACAGAGATCTGCTTTGCCTTTTGAATGGCTCGCTACTTCGCGCGTCCCAGAGCCTCCTACACCAGAG GGTTTCCGCCAGCCTTCATCACCGATGGATGATGCTATGGATGTGGATACATCCTACATCGCTGATTCTGCCATAGAGCCAGCAGACTTTGATCCTGTGCCAGAGTCAGCAGCGCCAACAATTACCGATTTCAACCAACTGTTTCACGATACGATGTCTCCTCGTCGGTCTTTCGAATCGCCTGCTGGTCCAGAGCTCAGGAAACGCCGTTCGTTTTCCCCCGAATCTGCTCGTGCTCCTAAATATCAATCATCCTCTCCTATACCGCCGTCCTCTCCTTCCGAATCGAAGTTAGAACGAATGGCTGCTGGAGCTGCAGCCTCTCGTCTAGGGAAACCCGGACTGCAAGGTCTTGGTGCACCCTCAGCAAGCTTCCTCAGGCGTCCTCGTCGACCTGTACTTTCTGCCATGGTACAACCATATGATCAGCATGCTCAGTCAGCGTATCCCACTTTAGAGTCCCCCCCTTCGATTTCACGAGATTCGGAAGAAGATCCCAGTCCCAGAGGCTCTGCGCCTGTTCGTCGTGCCTTCTCTGCTTTCCTCCCACCTTCTGTCTATACAGaacttgaggaggatgaaacTTCTTTTGAAGGCCAGGATATGTCGTCTCCTGCTCAGGCCTACTCAAAACGGCAGCAGGTGAAGACTATCAGACGCTGCGATGGTACAGAGGACTTTAGACCCCTTACGGGTGTGACTGCCTTGGTGCAAAACGAAAGTCCTTCTGCTAAATTTATGGCCGCTGGATTACCAGGCTTTGGAGATAACGAAGCGCATGGAAAACTTCTTCCTTGCCACCGAGTGACTGAGGACGGTTTAATGAGAATTACATGTGACACG CTGAACGATCTTTTGGACGGAAAGTACGACGAGGATATCATCGCATACCATATCATAGATTGTCGATTCGATTATGAGTATAATGGTGGTCATATTCCTGGAGCAGTAAACATcaacaccaccgccgccgtGGAGGAGCTCCTCCTCGGCCCAAGCTTGACTAAACCTAAAGCGTCCGTAAGTGGCGATAAGGCAAGGAAAACCATCCTTGTCTTCCATTGCGAATTCAGTGCCAAAAGAGGGCCCACTTT TGCAAAGCATCTGCGTGCTAAGGATCGTGCTATGAACAATCATGTGTACCCAAAGATTCATTATCCGGAAGTCTATATTCTCGAGGGCGGGTATTGCCAGTACTTTAAGGATTCTGCTCACCGGTGTGAACCATGCGGCTATGTGACTATGGACGATCCCAACCACGCTACTTCTCGGCGTGAGGATCTCGACCAATTCCGCAAGGCTAAATTCGGCCGCCATAAGTCGTACGCCTATGGTGATGCCAACGGCAAGTCTCTCTCCTTTggtcaacagcagcaacaacaacccaAACGCAACACTGCCCCCAGTGCTCCTCCCAGCCTTTTCGCTGCAGCCACGGCTGCTCGTAGTCGCCGTGGCGGCAACGGTACTGGGTCTGGACTAATGACGCTCGCTGAAGACGGCAATGTCACCGCAGACGCTGACGACACGGACACTGACCTGGGGGATAGCCCTTGCCCACCACCTATTAAGGCGACTACGctcaaagcaaagaaaggcGTTCGCACATCCATTGTCCGCTCTGAGACCTATGGTCCAATTCGGATGCCTTATTGA